Proteins from a single region of Bartonella sp. M0283:
- the ccmA gene encoding heme ABC exporter ATP-binding protein CcmA — translation MEITAVDLSAKRGEEVLFQHLHFTIHDRELLTITGPNGIGKSTLLRIIAGFLPANEGEVAAQEGDQRFPVALVSHYLGSQNAMKTHLTVLQNLEFWSNFDSAQLLSPMEALAEVELSGIEHLPFGVLSTGQKRRVAIARLLLSHQPLWLLDEPTSGLDKHASAIFAKIMEEHRNRSGMIIAATHLPLGIEENRHILLDEYLPDFEDS, via the coding sequence ATGGAAATAACAGCAGTTGATCTGAGTGCAAAACGTGGTGAAGAGGTGTTGTTTCAACACTTGCACTTTACAATCCACGATAGAGAATTGCTCACAATTACCGGTCCAAATGGAATCGGCAAGTCTACTTTACTGCGAATCATTGCTGGTTTCTTGCCCGCCAATGAAGGAGAAGTCGCAGCACAAGAAGGTGATCAACGCTTTCCCGTTGCTCTTGTCAGCCATTATCTTGGCAGTCAAAACGCCATGAAAACACATTTGACCGTTTTGCAAAATCTCGAATTCTGGTCGAATTTCGATTCAGCGCAATTGTTGTCGCCGATGGAAGCACTCGCTGAGGTCGAACTTTCAGGAATCGAGCATCTTCCCTTCGGTGTCCTTTCAACCGGACAGAAAAGACGCGTTGCCATTGCGCGATTGTTATTATCCCATCAGCCTTTATGGCTCCTGGACGAGCCGACATCAGGACTCGACAAACATGCAAGTGCAATTTTTGCAAAGATTATGGAAGAGCATAGAAACCGCTCGGGCATGATTATTGCCGCAACCCATTTACCGCTTGGCATAGAAGAAAATCGTCATATTCTCCTTGACGAATACCTTCCCGATTTCGAGGACAGTTGA
- the ccmB gene encoding heme exporter protein CcmB: MKALFLRDLRIAFGPGSSLLTGLLFFAAIIIITPFAVGPDQEILSRIGPGMLWIGALLSILLGLDRMFQTDRDDGSLDQLILSRHRKSLSLIVFTKCLAHWCGTILPLILFTPVLGLMLGLSGTAIGGLMLTLLCGTPAITLIGAVGAALATSLPRGGVLISVIVLPLAVPVMIFGVSAAYATTAPGISFINPLLFLIALSLFFSILGPLAAALTLASLSD; encoded by the coding sequence ATGAAAGCTCTTTTCTTGCGCGATTTGCGAATTGCTTTTGGTCCGGGAAGTTCTTTATTGACGGGACTTCTGTTTTTTGCAGCAATTATTATCATAACTCCGTTTGCTGTCGGACCTGATCAGGAAATTTTGTCCCGCATCGGTCCGGGAATGCTGTGGATTGGAGCGCTTCTTTCAATCCTTCTTGGACTGGACCGCATGTTCCAGACCGACCGTGATGATGGCAGCCTTGATCAACTGATATTGTCCCGACACAGAAAAAGCTTGAGTCTGATCGTTTTTACAAAATGCTTGGCGCATTGGTGTGGAACTATTCTGCCTCTCATTCTTTTTACTCCTGTGCTTGGATTGATGCTCGGTCTTAGTGGAACAGCAATAGGCGGTCTTATGCTCACACTTTTATGTGGTACACCTGCGATTACCCTGATTGGTGCAGTCGGTGCGGCGCTTGCAACCTCGCTACCGCGTGGCGGCGTATTAATATCGGTTATTGTTTTGCCGCTTGCGGTGCCCGTCATGATTTTTGGGGTTTCCGCGGCCTATGCAACCACTGCTCCGGGGATTTCGTTTATAAACCCGTTACTGTTTTTGATCGCTCTGTCACTGTTCTTTTCGATTCTCGGTCCATTGGCTGCAGCTTTGACACTTGCTTCATTATCGGACTAG